A DNA window from Methanobacteriaceae archaeon contains the following coding sequences:
- the sppA gene encoding signal peptide peptidase SppA encodes MNKNTKLLILGLGGLSVMAVFAVAMLAIISSSFGGTVAVVPIQGQIGYGSANVLGGSVVNPEKIKTQIRNAEEDSSVRAILLDINSPGGTPVASEEIMNAVKNSKKPVVSWISDSGASGAYLAATGSDKIVASNSSMVGSIGVIMDLTNLSELYEKLGVNRSSITAGKYKDMGADYKNLTPEEQSILQSMVNENYDNFMTIVAENRNLSKDYVSSIAEGRIYTGKQAKDLKLIDEIGGKDKALDIAAKLGGIHGSYKVVTMTSPQSFDDLLSTVSSKIGYSIGKGIGSLLEENSIQNAMY; translated from the coding sequence ATAAATAAAAATACTAAATTACTGATATTAGGATTGGGTGGTCTTTCAGTTATGGCTGTATTTGCCGTGGCCATGCTGGCCATAATATCATCTTCTTTCGGAGGGACGGTGGCCGTAGTACCTATTCAAGGTCAAATTGGATATGGTTCAGCCAATGTACTGGGTGGAAGTGTTGTAAACCCTGAAAAAATCAAAACACAAATTCGCAATGCTGAAGAGGACAGTTCAGTTCGTGCAATTCTACTGGATATCAACAGCCCCGGTGGAACACCAGTTGCCAGTGAAGAAATCATGAATGCCGTTAAAAACTCTAAAAAACCCGTTGTTTCATGGATAAGCGACTCGGGAGCATCAGGAGCCTATCTAGCAGCAACAGGATCCGATAAAATTGTGGCAAGTAACTCCTCCATGGTGGGAAGTATAGGGGTGATAATGGATTTAACCAATCTATCAGAACTTTACGAAAAACTGGGAGTAAACCGATCTTCCATTACAGCAGGTAAATACAAGGATATGGGGGCTGACTACAAGAATCTAACTCCTGAGGAGCAGAGCATACTCCAGAGTATGGTGAATGAAAACTATGATAATTTCATGACCATAGTAGCAGAAAACAGAAACTTAAGCAAAGACTATGTGTCAAGCATTGCAGAAGGCAGGATATACACTGGAAAACAGGCCAAAGATCTCAAACTCATTGATGAAATCGGAGGAAAAGATAAGGCACTGGATATTGCTGCAAAACTGGGAGGAATCCATGGATCATATAAAGTGGTTACTATGACCTCTCCCCAGTCATTTGACGACCTTTTAAGCACCGTATCCTCTAAAATAGGCTATTCCATAGGGAAAGGAATCGGCAGCCTATTGGAGGAGAATTCCATTCAAAATGCAATGTATTAA
- a CDS encoding metal-binding protein, translated as MKKQGVILVIAALLALILCGAVSATDSSTTGGEGNLDVNASEPVDPILWLNVGYEYADDKINPEITVTDSANKSVAFEKTKYTDTLYKLNFTYAGVANETLFNVMVSAPGYKSQTKQIAVNQAGSDPEFIGSANFNMQATENYKLGREVTAKADQALNFATADEVLCITTAGLTYRNGTTTEDCLEGILNGSNGKISYGQGNLLTLRKNRADPVDFAFITRRGTDLTAVFFKNGGLTPSYQGTFSENMSQDHWTNIIVPAIGDDAFGYVSLANAWAIGLSTDVLRQAAFHGHVCLGTISGQAMIQTLLKYYPPTTDTGLPLEGVSYLVLGVPGNSDDDAFVYAMDDTPGKRAYIGVATMAGTNMVGFIRWNSQTNNGTLVVMKFDEDVIVNMFKRETGLTAYGGISSELKFNKWLVGKLQNDPVSLVTIVKELDGLTEEQYHYLAGYEPEKGNTTVEGHGLDMDYINTLNLPKATRQNMQYTVGNLTPEQIKQIGIDAAKKAIELFKAMGITIEKDDSRLTVLTSAGYVRLNGQPTDMTWDGLFDILGTRLSRATLLPVHSALWKSLIFEFAYENGTKVLTKTMHYDIATQKLVVDSKASYSIEGVLLYDPPYDALMAWLFHNHICGGSSPGYLLTDYILDNYPVGEDEKYIYVTTLDNCKDDIISYLLGVSAGSGTYYNIRLTTTDTSAGSNGGGGMNGMVGIIIKWNEKLKIGTAAIINWQSPDFARGSNSYEEYIKLYKGDTSSANLLSLHKISVEAERLITQEDLAFIVSGGSGSVNSLSYVIGLPVRSLSDLIPVQGGSQSDGSTSQGTSTGSGLITSTGSGTGGFFRGSVGTTGAAVNAATQTTITEAGAQPAGDAGKSYEVTQAGKQGSDDTPWGTYAVVGILSVLALAGIGFFFKGSLFG; from the coding sequence GAACTTCACCTATGCTGGTGTAGCCAACGAAACCCTGTTCAATGTGATGGTAAGCGCTCCAGGCTACAAAAGTCAGACAAAGCAGATAGCAGTTAACCAGGCAGGATCTGACCCCGAGTTCATTGGAAGTGCAAACTTCAACATGCAAGCCACAGAAAACTACAAACTAGGTCGTGAAGTTACAGCCAAAGCAGACCAGGCATTAAACTTTGCAACTGCAGATGAAGTGCTATGCATAACCACCGCAGGATTAACATACCGTAATGGCACTACTACTGAAGACTGTTTAGAAGGTATTTTAAACGGTTCAAATGGAAAAATTAGCTACGGTCAAGGTAACCTCTTAACGCTCAGAAAAAATCGGGCGGATCCTGTGGATTTTGCCTTCATAACCAGAAGAGGAACAGATTTAACGGCAGTTTTCTTTAAGAATGGTGGACTAACGCCGTCTTATCAGGGTACTTTCTCTGAAAACATGAGTCAGGATCACTGGACCAACATTATAGTTCCTGCGATAGGGGATGATGCTTTTGGTTATGTCAGTCTGGCAAATGCATGGGCAATTGGACTTTCAACTGATGTTTTGAGACAGGCTGCTTTCCATGGTCATGTTTGTCTGGGAACTATCAGTGGACAGGCCATGATACAAACTCTACTGAAATATTATCCTCCCACCACTGACACTGGGTTACCACTGGAGGGAGTTAGTTACCTAGTTTTAGGTGTACCCGGAAACTCAGATGATGATGCCTTTGTGTACGCCATGGATGATACACCTGGTAAACGCGCCTACATTGGAGTTGCAACAATGGCAGGCACAAACATGGTAGGATTCATCCGATGGAACAGTCAAACAAACAATGGAACATTAGTGGTAATGAAATTCGACGAAGATGTCATTGTCAATATGTTTAAACGAGAAACAGGTCTTACTGCATATGGGGGTATATCTTCTGAATTGAAATTCAACAAATGGCTAGTAGGGAAATTGCAAAATGATCCTGTGTCACTAGTAACTATTGTTAAAGAGTTGGATGGACTCACTGAGGAACAATACCACTACTTGGCAGGATACGAACCTGAAAAAGGAAACACCACAGTAGAGGGTCATGGATTGGACATGGATTACATTAACACCCTAAATCTACCTAAAGCAACCAGACAAAATATGCAGTACACAGTTGGTAATTTGACCCCAGAACAGATTAAACAAATTGGAATTGACGCTGCCAAAAAAGCCATAGAACTCTTCAAGGCAATGGGAATAACTATAGAGAAAGACGATTCCCGTTTAACTGTCTTAACTTCCGCAGGTTATGTACGTTTAAATGGCCAACCTACTGATATGACTTGGGACGGTCTATTTGACATTCTCGGAACAAGACTTTCAAGAGCAACTCTACTACCAGTCCACAGCGCACTATGGAAATCACTCATATTCGAATTTGCTTATGAAAACGGCACCAAAGTACTAACCAAAACTATGCACTATGATATTGCCACTCAGAAGTTAGTGGTGGATTCAAAGGCCAGTTACAGTATTGAGGGTGTCTTGTTATATGATCCACCTTATGATGCATTGATGGCATGGTTATTCCACAACCACATTTGTGGAGGTAGTTCACCAGGATACTTGCTCACTGACTACATACTGGATAACTACCCTGTGGGAGAAGATGAGAAATATATCTACGTAACCACTCTGGACAACTGTAAAGATGATATCATTTCATATCTTCTGGGAGTGTCCGCAGGATCCGGAACCTACTACAACATAAGACTCACTACCACAGACACCTCAGCTGGAAGTAATGGTGGTGGAGGTATGAATGGTATGGTGGGTATTATAATAAAATGGAATGAAAAGTTGAAGATAGGTACTGCAGCCATCATTAATTGGCAGAGTCCAGATTTTGCTAGGGGTTCAAACTCTTATGAGGAGTACATTAAGTTGTATAAGGGTGACACTTCTTCAGCTAACTTGCTTTCTTTACACAAAATTAGTGTAGAGGCTGAACGTCTTATAACCCAAGAAGATCTGGCTTTTATTGTATCTGGAGGATCTGGGTCGGTTAATTCGTTGAGTTACGTTATTGGATTGCCGGTGCGTAGTCTTTCTGATTTAATACCTGTTCAGGGAGGTTCACAATCTGATGGTTCAACTTCTCAGGGAACTTCAACCGGATCAGGACTCATAACTTCAACCGGATCTGGTACTGGTGGGTTCTTCAGAGGCTCTGTGGGCACTACTGGTGCTGCAGTGAATGCTGCAACCCAGACCACCATTACTGAGGCTGGTGCTCAGCCTGCAGGTGATGCTGGAAAATCCTATGAGGTAACCCAAGCCGGAAAACAGGGATCAGATGACACCCCATGGGGTACTTATGCTGTGGTGGGAATCTTATCTGTTCTGGCTTTAGCTGGAATTGGATTCTTCTTTAAGGGAAGTCTCTTCGGATAA
- a CDS encoding cobaltochelatase subunit CobN, translating into MRKQAILLVTTIVFVLLLSGGVSAEDSQGGEIFSQDDVIQYASSSSWTSDSYDNSTLTTDSQQEALDPRFYGVVTEIYNESSGKYTSLENAIPVTGATITIKNPIDDSVIVTGTTNAKGQYDLSFISTLTEFKVEIAYSTYKTRIFNVTPTGTPIPEAELNHTFMPDIAIISSVPEKGQGLKDLANRRLIYLDMWDPNSSPANDWIMKYVNFAYLDMAMPGTTWGDSWYDELLQSPANQNYMISDGFGYPTCDPDTDPYGGDGLHLLGGHDTSDTADTVENTYVGSYYALATGSALLTNLQNMVEYIYFLLGETTLNPTQNGKSPIMATPDWGLYHPDMGVLSAVPTQIQIKNWIEGNPGYIAPYYSLKWIDEDYGTWASTARDNLYKQFENWYNTNKPGITGPFIVITSYSPGGAWAPAIDALITEYQSQGRAVVNLFQGATNPPISSLLEELVLGKNGNGPLKRGVSAVTSLYSWSMNYANLFGGDGALTELERMNIKAIKAVQLFDENSLTNPLGAQYEWTFAVTYPSFEGVFSPVVISYSDSNYIEHTLESGIKKIASLTNQWAILKELSNAEKKIAIILYNYPPGKAEMGASYLDVFQSVRDLLAKLKDEGYNIGTEEIPTADALYTLAAEFGNKGSWAQPLLEQYVQNNLEKLQINGQLVNATTYMAWFNQLPVALQQQVIEKWGAALGNIMVSSGSIVIPGIMLGNVFITVQPSRGWEEVENYHDAYLPPHHQYIAFYKWLEEVFGANAMIHMGTHGTLEFLPGRNVGLQEDDWPFQLSNIPNINPYIVSNPGEGLVAKDRASALIIDHMTPAMVRSELYGDLAVIHELIHQYENALKLGNYQILPAIEAQITSKTNEMGLESQEAGQNFGNWLEGIHLKLHEIENDIIPLGLHSIGKILNGDELVEEILTIASSMTQITNHVKNVLYPAITVNYYDMQKDTQYEDELESIDNQIRKYIERIANGEDPTSLGVTSSDLLADLNYCKQTINKIRENQEWKNLLNALNGGFVRSGLGADPAYADVLPTGMNFYGANPKKMPTKAAWETAKKVVDKLLTDYYKEHGRFPETIGMIMWGTELLRTDAIAIAEFLYLLGVQPDWNDNGDVQSMPKLIALENLTITIDGVTMQRPRIDVFTTAVTGNEIWINLMNNAVKLAAEALGENTNQNYVKKHLSENDSLDRIFGLRGLVLEGTGISDLVPNTSKWDTSDELSSVYLSRVSYAWRTTNNGVSIQQNRNTFQYLLRNMDMVTQTIDSTWRLLDTDDYYDWFGGMLLASRSLGGSPDAILADIRNKNNVVTRTAQEEVELEMRSQLLNPAYQDALLGTPSGWMEYASRYENLFGMHATTGCVSNQMWALAAQNLLSNRFTGNTNYQAYATQSMLGWVIEASRRGMWQADPQLLTALKDKYMQLVNEYGVSCCHHTCGNLAFNQYMVMGSSLSTAQLQQFASVLQAATGELVTVGTTGQTGQVGQSTGQSSSSSSSGQTSSVGSSSGTVSSGDAGVAQETSTSGEQAGATGEGSAYEVSKASQQGSGQSNMPIVAIVGVLILVGLVGLGYFKTNIFVFFKK; encoded by the coding sequence ATGAGAAAACAAGCGATTTTACTAGTAACGACAATTGTTTTCGTATTGCTCCTCTCAGGAGGAGTATCAGCAGAAGATTCACAGGGAGGTGAGATATTCAGCCAAGACGATGTTATTCAATATGCAAGTTCATCCAGCTGGACATCAGATTCCTATGACAATTCCACTTTAACTACCGATAGTCAACAAGAAGCTTTAGATCCACGATTTTATGGGGTTGTAACCGAGATCTACAATGAAAGTTCCGGAAAATATACCAGTCTTGAAAATGCAATTCCAGTTACCGGTGCAACCATCACCATAAAAAACCCCATTGATGACTCAGTAATTGTCACTGGAACTACCAATGCCAAAGGACAATATGACCTCAGTTTCATATCCACCCTGACAGAGTTCAAGGTGGAAATAGCCTACTCAACCTACAAAACCCGCATTTTCAACGTCACACCAACGGGCACACCTATACCTGAAGCAGAGCTAAATCATACATTCATGCCGGATATTGCAATTATTAGTTCAGTTCCAGAGAAAGGGCAGGGACTAAAAGATCTGGCTAATCGCAGGCTTATTTATCTAGACATGTGGGATCCCAACTCATCACCTGCAAACGACTGGATCATGAAGTACGTGAACTTCGCCTACTTGGACATGGCCATGCCAGGAACCACATGGGGAGATTCATGGTATGATGAACTACTCCAAAGCCCAGCCAATCAGAATTATATGATTTCAGATGGTTTTGGTTATCCTACATGTGACCCGGACACAGACCCCTACGGTGGAGATGGTCTACACCTTTTAGGTGGCCACGACACCAGTGACACTGCAGATACAGTGGAAAACACTTATGTTGGTTCATACTATGCACTGGCTACTGGTTCAGCACTCCTGACTAACTTGCAGAACATGGTGGAATATATCTATTTCCTCCTAGGAGAAACCACACTCAATCCCACCCAGAATGGTAAAAGTCCCATAATGGCCACCCCAGACTGGGGTTTGTATCATCCAGACATGGGAGTCCTATCTGCTGTTCCCACCCAGATACAGATCAAAAACTGGATAGAAGGAAACCCTGGATACATAGCACCCTATTACAGTCTTAAATGGATCGACGAAGATTACGGCACATGGGCTTCAACAGCCCGTGATAATCTATACAAACAGTTTGAAAACTGGTACAACACTAACAAACCAGGAATAACAGGACCATTCATAGTAATAACCAGTTACAGTCCAGGGGGAGCATGGGCACCTGCCATAGATGCTCTGATAACAGAATATCAAAGTCAGGGTAGGGCAGTGGTGAATCTGTTCCAGGGAGCTACCAACCCACCTATAAGCAGCCTGTTAGAAGAACTGGTACTGGGAAAAAATGGTAACGGACCATTAAAACGAGGAGTATCAGCAGTCACATCATTATACAGCTGGTCAATGAACTACGCTAACCTCTTTGGAGGTGATGGGGCTTTAACTGAACTGGAAAGAATGAACATCAAAGCCATCAAGGCAGTTCAACTCTTCGATGAGAACAGTTTAACCAATCCTTTGGGAGCTCAGTATGAATGGACCTTCGCAGTAACTTATCCCAGCTTTGAAGGAGTATTCAGTCCAGTAGTAATATCCTACAGTGATAGTAACTACATTGAACATACCCTTGAATCTGGAATAAAAAAAATAGCCAGTTTAACTAACCAGTGGGCTATACTCAAAGAATTATCCAATGCAGAGAAGAAAATAGCCATAATTCTTTACAACTATCCTCCTGGAAAGGCAGAAATGGGTGCATCATACCTTGATGTATTCCAGAGTGTCCGTGATCTCCTGGCGAAGTTAAAGGATGAAGGTTACAACATTGGAACAGAGGAAATACCCACGGCTGATGCACTTTACACTCTGGCTGCTGAATTTGGTAACAAGGGTAGCTGGGCACAACCACTCCTAGAACAGTACGTTCAGAACAACCTGGAAAAACTGCAAATCAACGGACAACTGGTCAATGCAACCACCTACATGGCCTGGTTCAACCAGTTACCAGTGGCATTGCAACAACAGGTGATTGAAAAGTGGGGTGCTGCTCTGGGTAATATCATGGTCTCTTCCGGGTCAATTGTGATTCCTGGCATTATGTTAGGTAACGTGTTCATCACAGTTCAGCCCAGCAGAGGATGGGAAGAAGTAGAAAATTACCACGATGCATACTTACCACCACACCACCAGTACATAGCATTCTACAAATGGCTGGAGGAAGTATTCGGTGCCAATGCCATGATACACATGGGAACCCACGGAACGCTGGAATTCCTTCCAGGAAGAAATGTGGGTCTGCAGGAAGATGACTGGCCTTTCCAACTTTCAAACATACCCAACATCAACCCCTACATAGTATCCAACCCTGGAGAGGGATTGGTAGCAAAAGACAGAGCCAGCGCACTAATAATAGATCACATGACACCAGCAATGGTTCGATCTGAGTTATACGGTGATCTGGCTGTAATCCATGAATTAATACACCAGTACGAAAATGCATTGAAACTGGGCAATTACCAGATATTACCTGCCATTGAAGCACAGATAACATCTAAAACCAATGAAATGGGGCTTGAAAGTCAGGAAGCCGGTCAAAATTTCGGTAATTGGTTGGAAGGAATTCATCTAAAATTGCATGAAATTGAAAACGATATCATACCACTTGGTTTACACAGTATAGGTAAGATTTTAAATGGAGATGAATTGGTAGAAGAAATTTTAACCATAGCCTCATCCATGACTCAAATAACAAATCATGTGAAAAATGTTCTTTATCCAGCCATAACCGTGAACTACTATGATATGCAGAAAGATACTCAGTACGAAGACGAACTTGAATCCATAGATAACCAGATTCGAAAATACATTGAAAGAATAGCGAATGGTGAAGATCCAACAAGTTTAGGCGTAACCAGCAGTGATCTACTTGCAGACCTTAACTACTGTAAGCAAACCATCAATAAAATAAGGGAAAATCAGGAATGGAAAAATCTTCTGAATGCACTTAATGGTGGGTTTGTTAGATCAGGTTTAGGAGCAGACCCGGCTTACGCTGATGTTTTACCAACAGGAATGAACTTCTACGGCGCTAATCCTAAGAAAATGCCCACTAAAGCCGCATGGGAAACCGCTAAAAAAGTAGTAGATAAACTTTTAACCGATTACTACAAGGAACATGGCAGATTCCCGGAAACCATAGGCATGATCATGTGGGGAACCGAACTACTTAGAACCGATGCCATAGCAATTGCAGAGTTCTTATACCTTTTAGGTGTGCAACCGGATTGGAATGATAACGGGGATGTGCAGTCCATGCCTAAATTGATTGCACTGGAAAACTTGACCATTACTATTGATGGTGTCACCATGCAACGACCCAGAATCGATGTATTCACCACTGCAGTCACAGGTAATGAGATATGGATCAACCTCATGAACAATGCCGTGAAACTGGCAGCAGAAGCACTTGGAGAAAACACCAATCAGAATTACGTCAAAAAACATCTCTCTGAAAACGATTCTTTAGACCGTATTTTTGGTCTTAGAGGACTGGTTTTAGAAGGAACTGGAATTTCTGATCTGGTGCCAAACACCAGTAAATGGGATACCAGTGATGAACTGTCCAGTGTATATCTATCCCGTGTTTCCTATGCCTGGAGAACCACTAATAATGGGGTCAGCATTCAGCAGAACAGAAACACCTTCCAATATCTCTTGAGAAACATGGACATGGTAACTCAAACCATTGACAGCACTTGGAGATTACTGGACACCGATGACTACTACGACTGGTTCGGTGGAATGTTACTGGCATCACGTAGTTTGGGCGGTAGTCCAGATGCCATACTGGCCGATATCCGAAACAAAAACAACGTGGTAACCCGAACTGCACAGGAAGAGGTTGAACTGGAAATGCGATCTCAACTCTTAAACCCCGCCTACCAGGATGCACTGCTGGGAACTCCCAGTGGATGGATGGAATATGCCTCAAGATACGAGAACCTATTTGGAATGCATGCAACCACAGGATGTGTTTCCAACCAGATGTGGGCTCTAGCAGCTCAAAATCTCTTAAGTAACCGTTTCACTGGAAACACTAATTATCAGGCCTATGCAACCCAAAGTATGCTGGGATGGGTCATTGAAGCTTCCCGTAGAGGTATGTGGCAAGCTGATCCGCAGCTTTTAACAGCTCTAAAAGACAAGTACATGCAACTTGTTAACGAGTACGGGGTCTCATGCTGCCACCACACCTGTGGGAACCTAGCCTTCAACCAGTATATGGTTATGGGTTCATCACTGAGCACAGCTCAACTACAGCAGTTTGCAAGTGTTCTACAAGCTGCAACTGGTGAATTGGTTACAGTTGGTACTACAGGACAAACAGGACAGGTAGGTCAGAGTACTGGTCAAAGTAGCTCTAGCAGTAGCAGTGGTCAAACCAGTAGTGTAGGCTCATCTTCGGGAACAGTTTCTTCTGGAGATGCTGGTGTTGCACAGGAAACCTCAACTTCTGGAGAGCAAGCAGGAGCCACTGGTGAAGGTAGTGCATATGAAGTTTCAAAAGCAAGTCAACAGGGTTCAGGCCAGTCCAACATGCCTATTGTGGCTATTGTTGGTGTGCTGATCCTGGTTGGGCTGGTTGGTTTAGGATACTTCAAGACCAACATCTTCGTTTTCTTCAAAAAATAA